Proteins found in one Pseudoxanthomonas sp. SL93 genomic segment:
- a CDS encoding xanthine dehydrogenase family protein molybdopterin-binding subunit, whose protein sequence is MDNTPSASRRQFLKTSAVLGGGLVIGFVVPLANRLANAQTGAGAGAAVAAPFAPNAFLRIAADDSVTVLLAHSEMGQGVWTTLPMLIAEELDADWSRMKVEHAPAAPAYFNPVFRMQGTGGSTSTWSAFDRYRQAGAAARAMLLQAASERLGVPVAELRTENGAVVAGTQRLRYGELADAAGKLTAPDPAKLVLKEPKDWRIIGKPTKRLDTPEKITGRAKFGMDVQFDGLLTAVVARSPVFGGKVKSFLATATKAVPGVRDVVQVPTGVAVIADHYWAAKLGRDALQVVWEAGDGATLDSAALRTQFIELAAKPGTQVAKAGDAAGAVGKAAKQIDATYAVPYLAHAPMEPLNCTVKITADRCDIWTGTQFQTIDQMQGAAVTGLKPEQVFVHTMFLGGAFGRRATPTSDFVTEALHVAKAAGAPVKTVWSREDDTRGGYYRSAFVHRARVGLAEDGTPQALEHVIVGQSLAAGTPLEPMLVHNGVDHTSTEGVGDSPYLASFPNHHVSLHSPVTPIPVLWWRSVGHSHTGFVMESLVDEMAHATGKDPLEYRRTLLKDQPRHLAALNLAAEKAGWGTPLPKGRARGIAVHASFGSYCAHVAEVSVENNAIRVHRVVCAVDCGPAVNPEMIAAQMESAVAFGLSAALHGKLTLSEGRVLESNYHDYPVLRLNEMPAVETHIVPSTEKMGGIGETGVPPVAPAVANAVFALTGQRLRELPLQLSTTTPAAAPTAA, encoded by the coding sequence GTGGACAACACGCCTTCCGCTTCGCGTCGCCAGTTCCTGAAAACCAGCGCCGTCCTCGGCGGCGGCCTGGTGATCGGCTTCGTGGTGCCGCTCGCCAACCGGCTCGCCAACGCACAGACCGGCGCCGGCGCCGGCGCTGCGGTCGCCGCGCCGTTCGCACCCAATGCCTTCCTGCGCATCGCCGCGGACGACAGCGTCACCGTGCTGCTCGCGCATTCGGAAATGGGCCAGGGCGTCTGGACCACCTTGCCGATGCTGATCGCCGAGGAACTGGACGCCGACTGGTCCAGGATGAAGGTGGAACATGCGCCCGCCGCGCCGGCGTATTTCAATCCCGTGTTCCGCATGCAGGGCACGGGGGGTTCCACCTCCACATGGTCGGCGTTCGACCGCTACCGGCAGGCCGGCGCCGCCGCGCGCGCGATGCTGCTGCAGGCGGCGTCAGAGCGGCTCGGCGTGCCGGTGGCCGAACTGCGCACCGAGAACGGCGCCGTCGTGGCGGGCACGCAGCGGCTGCGCTACGGCGAACTCGCCGATGCCGCCGGCAAGCTGACGGCGCCCGACCCGGCCAAACTGGTGCTGAAGGAACCCAAGGACTGGCGGATCATCGGCAAGCCCACCAAGCGCCTGGACACGCCTGAAAAAATCACCGGCCGCGCGAAGTTCGGCATGGACGTGCAGTTCGACGGCCTGCTGACCGCCGTGGTCGCACGCAGTCCGGTGTTCGGCGGCAAGGTGAAGTCGTTCCTCGCCACTGCGACCAAGGCGGTGCCGGGGGTACGCGACGTGGTGCAGGTGCCTACCGGTGTGGCCGTCATTGCCGACCATTACTGGGCGGCGAAGCTGGGACGTGATGCGCTGCAGGTGGTGTGGGAAGCCGGCGATGGCGCCACGCTCGACAGCGCGGCGTTGCGCACCCAGTTCATCGAGCTGGCCGCCAAGCCCGGCACCCAGGTCGCCAAGGCCGGTGATGCGGCCGGTGCCGTGGGCAAGGCCGCCAAGCAGATCGACGCGACTTACGCCGTTCCCTACCTGGCGCATGCGCCGATGGAGCCGTTGAACTGCACGGTGAAGATCACCGCCGACCGCTGCGACATCTGGACCGGCACGCAGTTCCAGACCATCGACCAGATGCAGGGCGCCGCGGTCACCGGCTTGAAGCCGGAGCAGGTGTTCGTGCACACGATGTTCCTGGGCGGCGCTTTCGGCCGCCGCGCCACGCCGACGTCCGACTTCGTCACCGAAGCGCTGCACGTGGCCAAGGCGGCCGGTGCACCGGTGAAGACGGTATGGTCGCGCGAGGACGATACGCGCGGCGGTTACTACCGTTCTGCCTTCGTCCATCGCGCGCGGGTCGGCCTTGCCGAGGACGGCACGCCGCAGGCGCTGGAACACGTGATCGTCGGCCAGTCGCTGGCCGCCGGCACGCCGCTGGAACCCATGCTGGTGCACAACGGCGTCGACCACACCTCGACCGAAGGCGTGGGGGATTCGCCGTACTTGGCGTCATTTCCCAACCATCACGTCAGCCTGCACTCACCGGTCACGCCGATACCCGTGCTGTGGTGGCGCTCCGTCGGCCACAGCCATACCGGCTTCGTGATGGAGTCGCTGGTGGACGAGATGGCCCACGCCACCGGCAAGGATCCGCTGGAGTACCGGCGGACCCTGCTGAAGGACCAGCCGCGCCACCTGGCCGCGCTCAACCTGGCGGCCGAGAAAGCCGGCTGGGGCACGCCACTGCCGAAGGGACGCGCGCGGGGGATCGCCGTGCATGCGTCGTTTGGCAGCTACTGCGCGCACGTGGCGGAAGTTTCGGTGGAGAACAACGCCATCCGCGTGCACCGCGTGGTCTGCGCGGTGGACTGCGGGCCCGCGGTGAACCCCGAGATGATTGCCGCACAGATGGAATCGGCGGTTGCATTCGGCCTGAGCGCCGCGCTGCATGGCAAGCTGACGTTGTCGGAAGGACGGGTGCTGGAGTCCAACTACCACGACTATCCCGTGCTGCGACTCAACGAGATGCCGGCGGTGGAAACACACATCGTGCCCAGCACCGAAAAGATGGGCGGCATCGGTGAGACCGGCGTTCCCCCCGTCGCCCCGGCCGTGGCCAACGCGGTGTTCGCGCTCACCGGCCAGCGGCTGCGTGAGCTGCCGTTGCAACTTTCCACCACCACGCCGGCCGCCGCGCCGACGGCCGCCTGA